In the Candidatus Izemoplasmatales bacterium genome, one interval contains:
- a CDS encoding thioredoxin family protein — MTIRRLLFPLLTLLVGFALVACQTATTTLGGPDYDDFDYIEDYDEVFNRREGTYIVYLYSESCYTCNSIKDEVLAFAGAYADRTIYFLNVDNATATKETVFLTTLGKNEVGTPTLLLIKDSGFDKNASSRYFFTGSSPILSIINDLENGDYPYWN; from the coding sequence ATGACCATCAGACGGCTCCTCTTCCCCCTCCTGACCCTCCTCGTCGGCTTCGCCCTCGTCGCCTGCCAGACGGCGACGACCACCTTGGGCGGCCCCGACTACGACGACTTCGACTACATCGAGGACTACGACGAGGTCTTCAACCGCCGCGAGGGCACCTACATCGTCTACCTCTATTCGGAATCCTGCTATACCTGCAATTCGATCAAGGACGAAGTGCTCGCCTTCGCCGGCGCGTACGCCGACCGCACGATCTATTTCCTCAACGTCGACAACGCCACCGCGACAAAGGAGACCGTTTTTCTGACGACCCTCGGTAAAAACGAGGTCGGCACGCCGACACTGCTCCTGATCAAGGACAGCGGCTTCGACAAGAACGCCTCCTCGCGCTACTTCTTCACCGGCTCCTCGCCGATCCTGTCAATCATCAACGACCTCGAGAACGGCGACTATCCGTATTGGAACTGA
- a CDS encoding SbcC/MukB-like Walker B domain-containing protein has product MKKLTKVRLINWHFFGNETLNIRNNTLITGQNATGKSTIVDAIAFILTAGDQIFNLAANEKSKRDLRGYVKCKLGIDNQEYLRVGDVTGHVALEFMDEKTKSFFVVGAVIDVFGDVLPPKALFYSVDGPMHEKLFVDDEGRILTTLNFKKLKRATEVYPTRREAKLAFRQKFGSINETYFSLLPKALAFKPIADVKEFIYRYLLEEKTLDVESIKESIHAYRDLEVTLKLIKQKVTDLEDMKLTYEEIKKNQDTKRFYEYLLKLIDLENTKTIVSAKLSDLEKNKYAVERYKKEIDGVENSIAAAEDRSKDIYAMMQSDETFKAGELFDREILDLTGKVEDQREIRRAFLDRVGRLKPTVTELREDFKDKIYDELAKLDLVNVSAVDVDKTRLALYDIEKRLREKVEAGSKAVGKAEGDRKVALAEINEIFAALKDLENNRLRYHPALVELQNRIKEGIRNRFGIDASVHVLAELLEVTDPKWADTVEDYLGGQRFNLIVEPRYFDEALQIYNRLKDQTNLSGFGLVNTKKIAHFINNQPSSLATIIATDNVDAAHYVTMTCGSLIMVQDVKDLENHPQAITREGVVYRSFTVRSLNKNTEKPFIGKRAHEAQLEKWKNLAVQARAKYNALNDEITKITNENILIGRLGFKDLIDQIGSGVVLASLEKSLGNAKDRKADLPTATVNELRLEYEKIKDDVRALNNQRRRLFEETGKLRSDAIKINEDLVVLEGRQDGIRAELSRIAGDNLAMEENAADLFAREVASAKDPVKVEMEYRKKIEAELQNLKNLEDSLRQKQFRYTNSYNLGYPYGYEHMGYYLEELNKLVRSELVKYESKVREAREAAEKLFKEDFIAKLRNYIVSAQDEIAKINATLKVIHFGEDTYEFIFPKSKEYADYYDMVLSDESMRTGTEIFNYDFEMKYQRQLEELFINLAQDDLNSGGAINKFTDYRTYMDYDIRIQNSQGDVILYSKVFKEKSGGETQVPFYVATIASFVRVFTQASRGNVADAIGLILFDEVFDKMDTTRIKAMMEFIGQLPVQIILATPPQKMEVLQKFTETTIVTMRDGKAARAYEAVQKY; this is encoded by the coding sequence TTGAAGAAGCTAACTAAGGTCCGCCTGATCAACTGGCACTTCTTCGGGAACGAAACCCTCAACATCCGGAACAACACCCTGATCACCGGCCAGAACGCGACCGGCAAGTCGACGATCGTCGACGCGATCGCCTTCATCCTCACCGCCGGCGACCAGATCTTCAACCTCGCCGCGAACGAGAAGAGTAAGCGCGACCTGCGCGGCTACGTCAAGTGCAAGCTCGGGATCGACAACCAGGAATACCTCCGCGTCGGCGACGTCACCGGCCACGTGGCGCTCGAGTTCATGGACGAGAAGACGAAGAGCTTCTTCGTCGTCGGCGCCGTGATCGACGTCTTCGGCGACGTCCTGCCTCCGAAGGCGCTCTTCTACTCGGTCGACGGACCGATGCACGAAAAGCTCTTCGTCGACGACGAGGGGCGGATCCTCACGACCCTCAACTTCAAGAAACTGAAGCGCGCCACCGAGGTCTATCCGACCCGCCGCGAGGCGAAGCTGGCCTTCCGCCAGAAGTTCGGCTCGATCAACGAGACGTACTTCTCGCTCCTTCCGAAGGCGCTCGCGTTCAAGCCGATCGCCGACGTCAAGGAGTTCATCTACCGCTACCTGCTCGAGGAGAAGACGCTCGACGTCGAGTCGATCAAGGAATCGATCCACGCCTACCGCGACCTCGAGGTCACCCTCAAGCTGATCAAGCAGAAGGTGACCGATCTCGAGGACATGAAGCTCACCTACGAGGAGATCAAGAAGAACCAGGACACGAAGCGCTTCTACGAGTATCTCCTCAAACTGATCGACCTCGAGAACACCAAGACGATCGTCTCGGCGAAACTCTCCGACCTCGAGAAGAACAAATACGCCGTCGAACGCTACAAGAAGGAGATCGACGGCGTCGAGAACTCGATCGCCGCCGCCGAGGACCGGTCGAAGGACATCTATGCGATGATGCAGTCGGACGAAACCTTCAAGGCCGGCGAGCTCTTCGACCGCGAGATCCTCGACCTCACCGGCAAGGTCGAGGACCAGCGCGAGATCAGGAGGGCGTTCCTCGACCGCGTCGGTCGTCTGAAACCGACGGTGACGGAACTCCGCGAGGACTTCAAGGACAAGATCTACGACGAGCTCGCCAAGCTCGATCTCGTGAACGTCTCCGCCGTCGACGTCGACAAGACCCGGCTTGCCCTATACGACATCGAGAAGCGGCTCCGCGAAAAGGTCGAGGCCGGCAGCAAGGCCGTCGGCAAGGCGGAAGGCGACCGCAAGGTCGCGCTCGCCGAGATCAACGAGATCTTCGCCGCCCTCAAGGACCTCGAGAACAACCGTCTCCGCTACCATCCCGCGCTCGTCGAGCTGCAGAACCGGATCAAGGAAGGGATCAGGAACCGTTTCGGCATCGACGCCTCGGTCCACGTCCTCGCCGAGCTCCTCGAGGTGACCGACCCGAAGTGGGCGGACACGGTCGAGGACTACCTCGGCGGCCAGCGCTTCAACCTGATCGTCGAACCCCGCTACTTCGACGAGGCGCTCCAGATCTACAACCGCCTGAAGGACCAGACCAACCTCTCCGGCTTCGGCCTCGTCAACACCAAGAAGATCGCCCACTTCATCAACAACCAGCCTTCCTCGCTCGCCACGATCATCGCGACCGACAACGTCGACGCCGCCCACTACGTGACGATGACCTGCGGCAGCCTGATCATGGTCCAGGACGTCAAGGACCTCGAGAACCATCCGCAGGCGATCACCCGCGAGGGCGTCGTCTACCGTTCCTTCACGGTCCGCAGCCTGAACAAGAACACCGAGAAGCCCTTCATCGGAAAACGCGCCCACGAGGCCCAGCTCGAGAAGTGGAAGAACCTGGCCGTGCAGGCGCGCGCGAAATACAACGCGCTGAACGACGAGATCACGAAGATCACGAACGAGAACATCCTGATCGGCCGCCTCGGCTTCAAGGACCTGATCGACCAGATCGGCTCCGGCGTCGTCCTCGCCTCGCTCGAGAAGTCGCTCGGCAACGCGAAGGACCGCAAGGCGGACCTTCCGACGGCGACGGTGAACGAACTCCGGCTCGAGTACGAGAAGATCAAGGACGACGTCCGCGCCCTCAACAACCAGCGCCGCCGCCTCTTCGAGGAGACCGGCAAGCTGAGAAGCGACGCCATCAAGATCAACGAGGACCTCGTTGTCCTCGAAGGCCGTCAGGACGGCATCCGCGCCGAACTCTCGCGCATCGCCGGGGACAACCTCGCGATGGAGGAGAACGCCGCCGACCTCTTCGCCCGCGAAGTGGCGTCGGCGAAGGATCCCGTCAAGGTCGAGATGGAGTACCGGAAGAAGATCGAGGCCGAGCTCCAGAACCTCAAGAACCTCGAGGACTCGCTCCGCCAGAAGCAGTTCCGGTACACCAACAGCTACAACCTCGGGTATCCCTACGGCTACGAGCACATGGGCTACTACCTCGAGGAGCTGAACAAGCTCGTGCGCTCCGAACTCGTCAAGTACGAGTCGAAGGTGCGCGAGGCGCGCGAAGCCGCCGAGAAGCTCTTCAAGGAGGACTTCATCGCCAAGCTGCGGAACTACATCGTCTCCGCGCAGGACGAGATCGCCAAGATCAACGCCACCCTCAAGGTGATCCACTTCGGCGAGGATACCTACGAGTTCATCTTCCCGAAGTCGAAGGAATACGCCGACTACTACGACATGGTCCTCTCCGACGAGTCGATGCGGACCGGCACCGAGATCTTCAACTACGACTTCGAGATGAAGTACCAGCGCCAGCTCGAGGAACTCTTCATCAACCTCGCCCAGGACGACCTCAACAGCGGCGGCGCGATCAACAAGTTCACCGACTACCGCACCTACATGGACTACGACATCCGCATCCAGAACTCGCAGGGCGACGTCATCCTCTACTCCAAGGTCTTCAAGGAGAAGTCGGGCGGCGAGACCCAGGTTCCTTTCTACGTCGCCACGATCGCCTCGTTCGTCCGCGTCTTCACGCAGGCGAGCCGCGGCAACGTCGCCGACGCGATCGGCCTGATCCTCTTCGACGAGGTCTTCGACAAGATGGACACGACCCGCATCAAGGCGATGATGGAGTTCATCGGCCAGCTGCCGGTCCAGATCATCCTCGCGACGCCGCCGCAGAAGATGGAAGTGCTCCAGAAGTTCACCGAGACGACGATCGTGACGATGCGCGACGGCAAGGCCGCCCGCGCGTACGAAGCCGTGCAGAAATACTGA